Genomic segment of Chloroflexota bacterium:
AAGCTTCGATGAGGCTGTGGCCGATATCCCGGATGGCGCAACGATCATGATAGGCGGCTTCGGCACAGTAGCCAGTTGTCCCACGTGTCTGCTGGAGGCTCTGGCTCGTAAAGGGATAAAGAATCTTACCACGGTGTCCAACACGACCGGCTTTGGCTCGGACGTATGGAAGCTTTTGGGCTACAAGTTCTCTGAGGACATGGATATTCTGGTCAGGAATGGCCAGATAAAGAAGTCCATTGTAGCCGCACCCGTGAGCACTATCTACCAGAATACCTTCGAGAAACTGCTCCGGGCAGGGAAGGTGGAGGTAGAGATGGTTCCCCAGGGAACCCTGGCAGAGCGGATCAGGGCAACCAGAGCGGGGCTTGGAGGTGTCTACGTACCGACTGGCGTTGGCACGGTTGTGGAGCAGGGGAAGGAGAAGAAGGTTATTGATGGCCGTACTTACCTGTTGGAGTTGCCCATCAAGGCAGATTTTGCCCTGATAAAGGCGCACAAGGCGGACCGCTGGGGCAACCTGGTTTACAGGAGGACGTCAAGGACATTCAATGCTACCATGGCCGGGGCAGCCAGGGTGACCGTTGCTGAAGTAGATGAGATTGTAGAACTGGGCGAACTGGACCCTGAGGTCATTGTCACCCCGGGGATATATGTGGACAGAGTGGTAGTGCGGCCCAAGGAGATCAAGGTTGATGACAAGCCCATCAGCCAGGAAGCCCTGGAGTCTAACAGGAGAATGAAGGAGAGAGGGAGCAGCTAAGGAGGAAAGCATGGAGGAGAAGTTCAGACTTGATAGACAAACGATGGCCCTTCGCGTGGCCAGGGAATTCCAGGACGGCGATCATGTCAATCTGGGGATAGGTATCCCTGTTCTGGCGTCGAACTATGTTCCTGCGGGGAGAGAGGTGGTGTTTCACAGTGAGAACGGCGTGCTTGGTTTTGGCGAGGTACACACCGCAGGGGAGGGAGATCCTGATTTTGTGAATGCCGGTGGCCAGCCGGTATCGATCATTCCAGGGACGAGCTTCTTTGCCCATGATGAGTCATTCTCTATTGTCAGGGGTGGGCATCTGGACATCAGCGTTATGGGAGGACTTCAGGTCTCGGAGAAGGGCGATCTGGCCAACTGGTTGGTACCGGAGAGGCAGATCGGCACCATTGGCGGTGCTATGGACCTGGCTGTAGGAGCCAAGAGGCTTATCATTGCCATGAATCATGTTACCAAGGACAATCACCCCAGGATAGTGAAGAAGTGCACCTACCAACTGACAGCCGTAGAGTGTGTTGACCTTATCGTAACGGACATTGCTGTCATTGAGGTGACAAAGAAGGGACTTGTTCTCAAAGAAGTGGCCCCGGGGTGGACGCCTGAGGAAGTGCAGAAGCTGACCGAGCCTAAACTCATTGTCGCTCCTGACTGCCGCGACGTTGAGCTGTGATGTAAGGCAGCGAATATTGGGCTATGTCTGGCCCCTGGAAGCAATGCAGCGCTCCAGTGGCCATTTCATTTGGACTGATTGATCTACCGGGCACTTGATCTCATGGTGTATAATCCTCTTCGAGGGTTTGAAAGGAGGCCATGGCTATGAATGTAGAACATGTCCCGGGTAAGAATGTGGGGCGTACGATGTTGTATGCCTTGAGTACCTGCCCCTGGTGTCAGAAGACCAAGAAATTACTGAACGAACTGGGCGTGGAGTATTACTATATAGACGTTGACTATCTGGACGGCGCTGAGAAAGAGAAGGTTATGAACGATGTCAAGAAATGGAACCCTGCTTGTTCTTTCCCGACCCTGGTGCTGAATGACAAAAAGTGCATCGCTGGCTTCAAAGAAAATGAGATCAGAGAAGCCTTGAAGTTGAAGAAATGAATAGCCAGGTGGCAATAAACCCGGACGAAGTCGACAGGCTTTACCAGAGGCTCAGAAGCGAAGCTGAGTCGGGGGGGTACCATCTCAACCCCGATGTAGAGTTTGCCAAAGATCTGGTGAAGGGGTTGCTGGTCAACGAGAAAAGGTATGGGTACCAGGCCTGCCCCTGCAGGTTGTCTGCCGGGCTGAAGGAAGAGGACCTTGATATCATCTGCCCCTGCGATTACAGAGACACTGATGTCAGCGAGTATGATGCGTGCTATTGAGGCCTCTATGTCTCGCAGGCCGTCGTGAACGGTCAAAAGACGGTGGGAAGCATACCGGAACGTCGCCCACCGCCTGAACAGAAGAAGAAGCCGAAACCCGCGCCGGTTCAGGGTGGCCTGGGGGCGCTCCCTTTGCCGGTGTGGAGATGTAAGGTCTGTGGCTATCTGTGTGCCCGGGATGGGCCACCTGAGGTATGCCCGATATGTAAGGCCAAAAAAGACCGCTTCGAGCGCTTCATTTAAGGTGGCATCAACATCCGCAGTAAGGAGGAGGCAAGATGTTTTGTTGGAAGTGCGGTGCAGAAAACAAAGAGGGAAGCAACTATTGTAGCAAGTGCGGTGCGTATCTATCTTCCGGGCGCACTAAACCGGAGATGGTTGTCAGCCAGATTAGCGTAGCCTATCCGGAAGCGGAGGATCTGCACCTGAAGATTCGTGCCGGGGGCTGCCGGTTCAAAATCAAACCTGGCGATGGCATGGAGTGGGTTTCCGGCACCTATGAGTACCCTTCCGGCATGAGGGCAACGAAGATTGACCGAAAAGGAGGGACAGTCAAGCTTACCCAGGAACATGATGTGGGTGACCTGGGAGGCTATTTCAGTGGTGTCCCCCAGTTTGAGCTGACGCTTGGGAAAACCAGGCCCTACATGCTGACGCTCGAGATTGGGGCCAGTGAGAGCAGCTTCGATCTGGGAGGTCTGCCCATAAACCATCTGGTCATCAAGCAAGGCGCTGGGAAGGTTGACTTCGATTTCTCCGCACCGAATCCACAGGCCATGACGTCACTCAATCTCACTGCTGGAGCCGTCAACATGGAGATGAAGAACCTGGCCAATGCTAACTTCAGCGACATGATTGTTGATGGTGGAGCAGCCTCTTACAAGTTTGACTTCGGCGGCGTACTGCAGCGCAACGCACAGGTGAAGATCACCGCTGGCGTGTCCTCGGTGGAGATTCACGTCCCTTCCTCCACTTCCGCAAGGATTGTCTCTAAGACGACTTTGGGTGGCCTGGATATAGGAGATGGCTTCACAAAGAAAGAAGGGGCTTTCTCTACTGAGGCTGCTCTGGCGCGCAAAGACCCTATCCTGGCAATATTCGCCAGTGTTACGCTGGGGTCTCTAATCCTGCGGACGAAGTGACAATGTCTGCGTATAGGCTGGGGCGAGATTGGAGTACCATATCTTATCACGTTTGTTTTGGCCTGATAGCGCCGAAATGAAACAGTTTCAGAAGGAGGAAAGTTATGTCCAGTGGTATTGTTGGTTTTATCAAGTCTCTACTGGGAATCTGTGAGACAAAACCGCTGAGTCAAGATCAGTGGAGCCTTGAGGGAGACAAGGTACGGGTGAAGCTCAGCCAGAAGCCGGATGTCATTGTCAAAGGAGGAGGTGCTTACCTTAAAGGCCAGGGGCTAAAGCAGCCGATCCTTGTGGTCAGGACTGATGATGACAAATATCTTGCCTTCAGTGACCGCTGTCCTCATGCTCATCGGAAGATCGACCCCATGCCAGGGAAGGGTATGCTCCGCTGCTGCAGCTTCAACCATTCCACCTTTGATTACGAAGGGAAGAGTCTCAGTGGCCCGGCCAAAGAGTCGTTGGCGCGCTATACCGTGGAGATGGACAAGGGTGATCTTCTAGTCAAACTGTAAGTTGCTGGCGCTACAAAGGATTCCTCTCGAAATTCACGTAGCTTCGGAAGTCTTGCTCTATTACTCTGTGGGATAAGGGAAGCCAAACTCAGAGAGGCAAAGAGGAAGCTGCCGGATGTGCACACCAAGGTATTTGACTTGTCAAAAGCTGTCCTCATTGGTATTGTGGTGCTCATCGGATATGCTATTTGGGCTAAGTAGGGACACAATGTGGCCATGATGAAAGCCATAGTCGGGCTATGATGCACGGAACAGAAGAGGGAGATACAAAGATGAGAGTGTGTCCTTCCTGCGAGAAGCAAATGCCAGAGGATGCCATATCCTGCCCTCGCTGTGGCAAGAAAGTTGAGACCGGGGAATTAGGATCAGCTTTCATTCAAGAACAGCTGAAGGACCGCAGACGCAATAGGACAGCATTGTTAATCATTGTTTTTATTTTTACTGTTTTGGGGAGTATCTTTCTGGCTTTCGGGGATGATGTTGTGATGGCAGTACTTGCCTTTGTGATAGCGGCCTTTAGCTTCGTTTTGTCTGCGTACCATGGTCTTAAGATTGGGAAATTGAAGTGGCAGATTAAGGGACAGTGATAGATGCTTTCCCCAACAGACCGGAAACTCCTCAGAAGTTGCCCTTATTGGATTTCAAGACAGCGGCATCTTATAGAACTTCAGAAGGTGCTAGAATTTCACCTTTGACTTTCCTCCAACATTGAGAGGAAATGCGTAAACTGGGAGGTGATTGATGAGAAATCGCGGACAAGAGATCGGTCTATCGGTAGTTTCCTTACTTCGACTCCTGGCAGTGCTCGCATGGGCGTCTGGGTTGGCATATACCATCTTCTCGGCGATTGACTACGCCGACCATAGCTCCAGCACCTTCTCAGGGGCGATATCAGTTTTCTGCTTTGGCTTGATGATGACGATCCCGGCGGGAGGCGTCTTATTCGGTTTGTCGGCGGTTATTCTATCCCTTGACAAGTCGAAAGCCAGCCGAAATGCTTCGGACCAATCAGAATCAACCGGGTAGAGATCGGGGCGCGTATCCAAGCTGAGGTTGGGCTGGTACAATTGTAGAGCACTTGCTTCCCAAGCAAGGAGTCGCGATTTCGAATCTCGTCACCCGCTCCAGCTTTCCTGAAGGCTGCTGATCTCCAACTTTTCGCTTTGCTTTGCTCATGCGTAATATCCTATCTTTTGAAATCCTCATCGTAAAGGTTTCCAAAGTAAGCTCACTTCAAAAATGCTTTCTGACCGTGTTTGCAGCCGTTCAAAATCTTAGATTGTGAGGGCAAGGCTTAACCCACTTAGGCGATGGGGGGAATCCGTTCGATTAGGAAGCAGATTACTCCTATAATAGTCTAGGCGTATATTGAGGGGAGGTTCAATGGATTTTACTCTTACAGAGGATCAGCAGATCTTTCAGCGAATGGTGAGAGAGTTTGCCACCAACGAGCTGGAGCCGGTAGCCAAGCAGGTGGATGAGGAGGAGAGGTTCCCTGTAGAAAGCATCAGGAAAATGGCCCAGCTTGGCTTGATGGGGGTGACTATCCCGGAAGAATACGGGGGGAGTGGGGGGGATAGCACCCACCTTGTCATTGTGGTGGAGGAGATCGCTCGCGCCTGTGGCGGTACCAGCGCGGTATATCTTGCCGCTCTATCTCTGGCCTGCTATCCCATCTACAAATTCGGCACAGAGGAGCAAAAGCGTCGTTTCGTAGTCCCTCTTACCAGGGGTGAGAAACTGGCCTGTTTTGCACTGACCGAACCCGGTGCGGGGAGCGATGCCGGTGCCCTGAGCACCACTGCTGTCAGGAAGGCAGATAAATATGTTATCGATGGAACCAAGATTTTCATTACCAACGGTGCCGAAGCAGATATCGCCGTTGTATTTGCCACCACAGGTAAGTCTCTGCGCCACAAGGGTATCGTGGCTCTGGTGGTAGAGAAGGGCACGCCAGGGTTCTCAGTAGGTAAGAAGGAAAAGAAGCTGGGTATCAAGGCATCCTCCACTGCTGAACTGGTGTTTGAAGGCTGTGGAGTGGGTGTTGAGAACCGACTGGGAAATGAA
This window contains:
- a CDS encoding 3-oxoacid CoA-transferase subunit A is translated as MPINKIVSSFDEAVADIPDGATIMIGGFGTVASCPTCLLEALARKGIKNLTTVSNTTGFGSDVWKLLGYKFSEDMDILVRNGQIKKSIVAAPVSTIYQNTFEKLLRAGKVEVEMVPQGTLAERIRATRAGLGGVYVPTGVGTVVEQGKEKKVIDGRTYLLELPIKADFALIKAHKADRWGNLVYRRTSRTFNATMAGAARVTVAEVDEIVELGELDPEVIVTPGIYVDRVVVRPKEIKVDDKPISQEALESNRRMKERGSS
- a CDS encoding 3-oxoacid CoA-transferase subunit B; the encoded protein is MEEKFRLDRQTMALRVAREFQDGDHVNLGIGIPVLASNYVPAGREVVFHSENGVLGFGEVHTAGEGDPDFVNAGGQPVSIIPGTSFFAHDESFSIVRGGHLDISVMGGLQVSEKGDLANWLVPERQIGTIGGAMDLAVGAKRLIIAMNHVTKDNHPRIVKKCTYQLTAVECVDLIVTDIAVIEVTKKGLVLKEVAPGWTPEEVQKLTEPKLIVAPDCRDVEL
- a CDS encoding glutaredoxin family protein; translated protein: MNVEHVPGKNVGRTMLYALSTCPWCQKTKKLLNELGVEYYYIDVDYLDGAEKEKVMNDVKKWNPACSFPTLVLNDKKCIAGFKENEIREALKLKK
- a CDS encoding ferredoxin:glutaredoxin reductase, with product MNSQVAINPDEVDRLYQRLRSEAESGGYHLNPDVEFAKDLVKGLLVNEKRYGYQACPCRLSAGLKEEDLDIICPCDYRDTDVSEYDACYUGLYVSQAVVNGQKTVGSIPERRPPPEQKKKPKPAPVQGGLGALPLPVWRCKVCGYLCARDGPPEVCPICKAKKDRFERFI
- a CDS encoding zinc ribbon domain-containing protein is translated as MFCWKCGAENKEGSNYCSKCGAYLSSGRTKPEMVVSQISVAYPEAEDLHLKIRAGGCRFKIKPGDGMEWVSGTYEYPSGMRATKIDRKGGTVKLTQEHDVGDLGGYFSGVPQFELTLGKTRPYMLTLEIGASESSFDLGGLPINHLVIKQGAGKVDFDFSAPNPQAMTSLNLTAGAVNMEMKNLANANFSDMIVDGGAASYKFDFGGVLQRNAQVKITAGVSSVEIHVPSSTSARIVSKTTLGGLDIGDGFTKKEGAFSTEAALARKDPILAIFASVTLGSLILRTK
- a CDS encoding Rieske (2Fe-2S) protein, with product MSSGIVGFIKSLLGICETKPLSQDQWSLEGDKVRVKLSQKPDVIVKGGGAYLKGQGLKQPILVVRTDDDKYLAFSDRCPHAHRKIDPMPGKGMLRCCSFNHSTFDYEGKSLSGPAKESLARYTVEMDKGDLLVKL
- a CDS encoding acyl-CoA dehydrogenase — its product is MDFTLTEDQQIFQRMVREFATNELEPVAKQVDEEERFPVESIRKMAQLGLMGVTIPEEYGGSGGDSTHLVIVVEEIARACGGTSAVYLAALSLACYPIYKFGTEEQKRRFVVPLTRGEKLACFALTEPGAGSDAGALSTTAVRKADKYVIDGTKIFITNGAEADIAVVFATTGKSLRHKGIVALVVEKGTPGFSVGKKEKKLGIKASSTAELVFEGCGVGVENRLGNEGDGFKVAMGAIDSSRISVAAQAVGIARAALEASVSYTQNRQQFGQAISSFQGIQWMLADMATAIDAARLLTYRAAYLKNQGLPYVKEAAMAKLFASETAMKVTTQAVQLHGGYGYIRDYPVERYFRDAKITEIYEGTSEMQRMTIARQLLV